A window from Polynucleobacter sp. MWH-UH25E encodes these proteins:
- a CDS encoding ABC transporter ATP-binding protein: MTMALEVKNLESWYGESHILHGVNFAVRDGEVVTLLGRNGAGRSTILKSILGLTSKRTGSVQVYGAETVAMPTYKIARLGVGFCPEERGIFASLSTEENLLLLPEVAPGGMGLDEIYEMFPNLYERRNSPGTRLSGGEQQMLAMARILRTGAKLLLLDEITEGLAPVIVQKLGEVVTSLRNKGFTIVLVEQNFRFAAPLADRHYVVEHGHVVEVVQQNELAEKAALLNEYLGV; this comes from the coding sequence ATGACCATGGCGCTCGAGGTTAAAAATTTAGAGTCTTGGTACGGCGAGTCGCATATTTTGCATGGCGTGAATTTCGCTGTGCGGGACGGCGAGGTTGTTACCTTGTTGGGTAGAAACGGCGCAGGTCGAAGCACTATTCTGAAATCGATTTTGGGTTTAACAAGCAAAAGAACGGGTTCTGTTCAGGTCTATGGTGCAGAAACTGTTGCGATGCCGACATACAAAATTGCGCGCCTCGGGGTTGGTTTTTGTCCTGAAGAGCGAGGCATTTTTGCTAGTCTAAGCACTGAGGAAAATTTACTTTTGTTGCCCGAAGTTGCGCCAGGCGGAATGGGCTTAGATGAAATCTATGAAATGTTCCCAAATCTGTACGAGCGTCGCAACAGCCCAGGCACACGCCTATCCGGTGGCGAACAACAGATGTTGGCTATGGCTCGCATTTTGAGAACTGGCGCCAAACTACTTTTGCTTGATGAGATTACTGAGGGCCTGGCTCCGGTCATTGTGCAAAAGCTGGGTGAGGTTGTGACCAGTTTGCGCAACAAAGGATTCACGATTGTGTTGGTTGAACAAAACTTCCGTTTTGCTGCGCCTTTGGCGGACCGACACTATGTTGTTGAGCATGGACATGTTGTTGAAGTTGTGCAGCAAAACGAGTTGGCTGAAAAAGCGGCCTTATTAAACGAGTATCTTGGTGTTTAG
- a CDS encoding ABC transporter substrate-binding protein encodes MKLKQITASLVAATMFASNPVFAQSGAKVSGDVVKIGVLTDLSSTYSDLAGPGAVIAAKMAIADFSKDGTVIGKKIELVSADHQNKADIAANKAREWYDKDGVDVIVELVSTNVALAVMEVAEQKNKITLVSGAGSLPITNEKCTANNVHWAYDTYALSNGTGKAVVKQGKKNWYFITADYAFGAALEKDATAVVNANGGKVLGTSKHPFPNSDFSSYLLKAQASGADVVALANAGQDTINTVKQASEFGINKKQTVVPLLMFISDVHSLGLNAAQGMYLTEGFYWDKDEKTRAFSKRFILQHKRMPTMVQAGVYSSVLAYLNAVQKAGTDDTQAVMKALKSTNIDDGLFKGKIRADGKFEHDMYLLEVKKPSDSKSPWDYYYVRATIPAAEATLPLSQSKCKLVNK; translated from the coding sequence ATGAAGTTAAAGCAAATTACCGCAAGTCTGGTTGCAGCGACCATGTTCGCTTCGAACCCAGTTTTTGCACAAAGTGGGGCCAAAGTTAGTGGTGATGTTGTCAAGATTGGCGTATTAACCGACCTTTCTTCAACATATTCTGATTTGGCTGGTCCAGGCGCGGTGATTGCCGCCAAAATGGCCATTGCTGATTTTTCTAAAGACGGCACTGTTATTGGCAAAAAGATTGAGCTAGTTAGTGCAGACCACCAAAACAAAGCGGACATCGCAGCCAATAAGGCTCGCGAATGGTATGACAAAGATGGTGTTGATGTGATTGTGGAGTTGGTTTCGACCAACGTTGCTTTGGCTGTAATGGAAGTGGCCGAACAAAAGAACAAAATTACTTTAGTTTCTGGTGCGGGATCTTTGCCGATTACCAATGAAAAATGTACTGCCAATAACGTTCATTGGGCATATGACACATATGCGCTATCAAATGGCACGGGTAAGGCGGTTGTAAAGCAGGGTAAAAAGAACTGGTACTTTATTACTGCTGACTATGCATTTGGTGCTGCATTGGAAAAAGACGCAACCGCAGTTGTAAATGCCAATGGCGGCAAGGTGTTGGGCACTAGCAAGCACCCATTCCCAAATAGCGATTTCTCTTCTTATCTTTTAAAGGCTCAAGCTAGTGGCGCTGATGTTGTGGCATTGGCAAATGCTGGTCAAGACACCATTAATACTGTTAAGCAAGCCTCGGAGTTTGGAATTAACAAGAAGCAAACAGTTGTGCCTTTGCTAATGTTTATTTCCGACGTTCACTCTTTGGGCTTGAATGCTGCTCAAGGCATGTACCTCACAGAAGGTTTTTATTGGGATAAAGACGAGAAGACCCGCGCTTTCTCCAAACGCTTCATCTTGCAACACAAGCGTATGCCAACCATGGTTCAAGCCGGCGTTTATTCCTCCGTACTGGCTTATTTAAATGCAGTTCAAAAGGCTGGAACTGACGATACTCAAGCGGTTATGAAGGCGCTCAAATCAACCAATATTGATGACGGCCTATTTAAAGGCAAGATTCGTGCCGACGGTAAGTTTGAGCATGATATGTATCTCCTAGAGGTGAAGAAGCCTTCAGACTCTAAGAGCCCATGGGATTACTACTATGTTCGCGCCACGATTCCTGCGGCTGAAGCGACTTTGCCGCTTTCCCAATCGAAGTGCAAATTAGTTAATAAGTAA